One genomic segment of Mastomys coucha isolate ucsf_1 unplaced genomic scaffold, UCSF_Mcou_1 pScaffold22, whole genome shotgun sequence includes these proteins:
- the Piezo1 gene encoding piezo-type mechanosensitive ion channel component 1 isoform X7, with protein sequence MEPHVLGAGLYWLLLPCTLLAASLLRFNVLSLVYLLFLLLLPWLPGPSRHSIPGHTGRLLRALLCLSLLFLVAHLAFQICLHTVPHLDQLLGQNCSLWAKVSQHIGVTRLDLKDILNTTRLVAPDLGVLVSSSLCLGLCGRLTRKARQSQRTQELDDDNVDDAPAVGLQGAPALATKRRLWLASRFRVTAHWLLMTSGRMLIIVLLALAGIAHPSAFSSIYLVMFLAICTWWACHFPLSPLGFNTLCVMVSCFGASHLICLYCYQTPFIQDMLPPGSIWARLFGLKNFIDLPNCSSPNTLVLNTTHAWPIYVSPGILLLLYYTATSLLKLHKSRPSELRKETPREDEEHELELDQLEPEPQATGATQGEMPMTTEPDIDNCTVHVLTSQSPIRQRPLRPRLAELKEMSPLHGLGHLIMDQSYVCALIAMMVWSIMYHSWLTFVLLLWACLIWTVRSRHQLAMLCSPCILLYGLTLCCLRYVWAMELPELPTTLGPVSLHQLGLEHTRYPCLDLGAMLLYLLTFWLLLRQFVKEKLLKKKKLPAALLEVTVADTEPTQTQTLLRSLGELVTGIYVKYWIYVCAGMFIVVSFAGRLVVYKIVYMFLFLLCLTLFQVYYTLWRKLLRVFWWLVVAYTMLVLIAVYTFQFQDFPTYWRNLTGFTDEQLGDLGLEQFSVSELFSSILIPGFFLLACILQLHYFHRPFMQLTDLEHVPPPGTRRLRWAHRQDAVSEAPLLQHQEEEEVFRDDGQSMDGPHQATQVPEGTASKWGLVADRLLDLAASFSAVLTRIQVFVRRLLELHIFKLVALYTVWVALKEVSVMNLLLVVLWAFALPYPRFRPMASCLSTVWTCIIIVCKMLYQLKIVNPHEYSSNCTEPFPNNTNLQPLEINQSLLYRGPVDPANWFGVRKGYPNLGYIQNHLQILLLLVFEAVVYRRQEHYRRQHQRAPLPAQAVCVDGTRQRLDQDLLSCLKYFINFFFYKFGLEICFLMAVNVIGQRMNFMVILHGCWLVAILTRRRREAIARLWPNYCLFLTLFLLYQYLLCLGMPPALCIDYPWRWSKAIPMNSALIKWLYLPDFFRAPNSTNLISDFLLLLCASQQWQVFSAERTEEWQRMAGINTDHLEPLRGEPNPIPNFIHCRSYLDMLKVAVFRYLFWLVLVVVFVTGATRISIFGLGYLLACFYLLLFGTTLLQKDTRAQLVLWDCLILYNVTVIISKNMLSLLSCVFVEQMQSNFCWVIQLFSLVCTVKGYYDPKEMMTRDRDCLLPVEEAGIIWDSICFFFLLLQRRIFLSHYFLHVSADLKATALQASRGFALYNAANLKSINFHRQIEEKSLAQLKRQMKRIRAKQEKYRQSQASRGQFQSTGPQDPSQEPGPDSPGGSSPPRRQWWRPWLDHATVIHSGDYFLFESDSEEEEEALPEDARPAAQSAFQMAYQAWVTNAQTVLRQRRERARQDRAEQLASGGDLNPDVEPVDVPEDEMAGRSHVMQRVLNTMQFLWVLGQATVDGLTRWLCAFTKHHRTMSDVLCAERYLLTQELLRGGEVHRGVLDQLYVSEDENTLSGPMETKDGPSTASSGLGTEEPFSSVTDDTSSPLSTGYNTRSGSEEIVTDAGDLQAGTSLHGSQELLANARTRMRTASELLLDRRLHIPELEEAEQFKAQQGRTLRLLRAMYQCVAAHSELLCYFIIILNHMVTASAASLVLPVLMFLWAMLTIPRPSKRFWMTAIVFTEVMVVTKYLFQFGFFPWNSYIVLRRYENKPYFPPRILGLEKTDSYIKYDLVQLMALFFHRSQLLCYGLWDHEEDRFPKDHRRNSEKDQEAEEEPEAKLESQPEMGTGHPKEPVLAGTPRDHIQGKGSVRSKDEIQDPPEDLKPQHTRHISIRFRRRKETSEPKGTAVMEAEHEEREEGKEAAGRKRPRHTRERLKVRETMKAAGRRLQSFCLSLAQSFYQPLRRFFHDILHTKYRAATDVYALMFLADIVDIIIIIFGFWAFGKHSAATDIASSLSDDQVPQAFLFMLLVQFGTMVIDRALYLRKTVLGKLAFQVVLVVAIHLWMFFILPAVTERMFSQNAVAQLWYFVKCIYFALSAYQIRCGYPTRILGNFLTKKYNHLNLFLFQGFRLVPFLVELRAVMDWVWTDTTLSLSNWMCVEDIYANIFIIKCSRETEKKYPQPKGQKKKKIVKYGMGGLIILFLIAIIWFPLLFMSLIRSVVGVVNQPIDVTVTLKLGGYEPLFTMSAQQPSIVPFTPQAYEELSQQFDPYPLAMQFISQYSPEDIVTAQIEGSSGALWRISPPSRAQMKQELYNGTADITLRFTWNFQRDVAKGGTVEYTNEKHTLELAPNSTARRQLAQLLEGRPDQSVVIPHLFPKYIRAPNGPEANPVKQLQPDEEEDYLGVRIQLRREQVGTGASGEQAGTKASDFLEWWVIELQDCQADCNLLPMVIFSDKVSPPSLGFLAGYGIVGLYVSIVLVVGKFVRGFFSEISHSIMFEELPCVDRILKLCQDIFLVRETRELELEEELYAKLIFLYRSPETMIKWTRERE encoded by the exons GTCATACAGGTCGCCTGCTCCGTGCACtactctgcctcagcctcctcttccTGGTGGCCCACCTTGCCTTCCAGATATGCCTACACACCGTGCCTCACCTGGACCAGCTTCTGGGTCAAAACT GCAGCCTTTGGGCGAAGGTGTCTCAACACATAGGGGTTACAAG GCTGGACCTGAAGGACATCCTTAACACCACCAGGCTGGTGGCCCCTGACCTGGGAGTACTGGTGTCATCCTCTCTGTGCCTTGGCCTCTGTGGACGCCTCACAAGGAAAGCCCGGCAGAGTCAGCGTACCCAGGAGCTG GATGATGACAATGTAGATGATGCCCCAGCCGTGGGGCTGCAGGGAGCCCCTGCCCTGGCAACCAAACGCAGGCTGTGGCTGGCCTCCCGCTTCCGGGTCACGGCCCACTGGCTGCTGATGACCTCCGGACGGATGCTGATCATTGTGCTGCTGGCACTGGCAG GCATAGCCCACCCTTCAGCTTTCTCCAGCATCTACCTGGTGATGTTCCTGGCCATCTGCACCTGGTGGGCCTGCCACTTTCCTCTCAGCCCCTTGGGCTTTAACACCCTCTGTGTCATGGTGAGCTGCTTCGGTGCCAGCCATCTCATTTGCCTATACTGCTATCAGACACCATTTATCCAAGACATGCTACCGCCTGGCAGCATCTGGGCCAG GCTATTCGGTCTCAAGAACTTCATAGACCTCCCTAACTGCTCCAGCCCCAACACACTGGTACTCAACACTACGCATGCCTGGCCCATCTATGTGAGCCCTGGAATTCTGCTGCTGCTGTATTACACAGCCACCTCTCTCCTGAAGCTCCACAAGAGCCGTCCCTCAGAGCTG AGGAAGGAGACTCCCAGGGAGGATGAGGAGCATGAGCTGGAACTGGACCAGCTGGAGCCAGAGCCCCAGGCTACGGGTGCCACCCAG GGTGAGATGCCCATGACCACGGAACCTGACATTGACAACTGCACCGTGCATGTACTAACCAGCCAGAGCCCCATCCGCCAGCGTCCAC TACGCCCCAGGCTGGCTGAGCTGAAAGAGATGTCACCGCTACATGGCCTGGGCCACCTCATCATGGACCAGAGCTATGTGTGTGCCCTGATTGCCATGATG GTGTGGAGCATTATGTACCACAGCTGGCTGACCTTCGTCCTGCTGCTCTGGGCCTGCCTCATCTGGACCGTGCGTAGCCGCCACCAGCTGGCTATGCTCTGTTCACCCTGCATCCTGTTGTACGGACTGACGCTCTGCTGCCTGCGTTACGTGTGGGCCATGGAGCTCCCCGAGCTGCCCACCACCCTGGGCCCTGTCAGTCTGCACCAGTTGGGATTAGAACACACACGCTACCCCTGCCTGGACCTCGGTGCCATG CTGCTCTATCTGCTCACATTCTGGCTCCTCCTGCGTCAGTTTGTGAAGGAGAAGCtgctgaagaagaagaagttgcCTGCAGCGCTGCTGGAAGTCACCGTGGCAGACACAG AGCCCACACAGACCCAGACGCTACTGCGGAGCCTCGGGGAACTGGTCACAGGCATCTACGTCAAGTACTGGATCTACGTGTGCGCCGGCATGTTCATCGTGGTCAGCTTTGCTGGCCGCCTGGTTGTCTACAAAATTGTGTACATGTTCCTTTTCCTGTTGTGCCTCACGTTGTTCCAG GTCTACTACACCCTGTGGAGGAAGCTGCTCCGCGTCTTCTGGTGGCTCGTGGTGGCCTATACGATGCTCGTGCTCATCGCAGTGTACACCTTCCAGTTCCAGGACTTCCCCACCTACTGGCGCAACCTCACGGGCTTCACGGATGAGCA GTTGGGCGACCTGGGCCTAGAGCAGTTCAGCGTGTCAGAGCTCTTTTCCAGCATCCTCATCCCTGGCTTCTTCCTGCTGGCCTGCATCCTGCAACTACACTACTTCCACAGACCGTTCATGCAGCTCACCGACCTGGAGCACGTGCCGCCACCAGGCACCCGCCGCCTTCGATGGGCTCACAG GCAGGATGCTGTGAGCGAGGCCCCTCTGCTTCAGcatcaggaggaagaagaagtctTCAGGGATGATGGGCAGAGCATGGATGGGCCCCACCAGGCCACACAGGTCCCCGAGG GTACAGCCAGCAAGTGGGGCCTGGTGGCTGACCGGCTGCTGGACCTGGCAGCCAGCTTCTCCGCTGTCCTCACCCGAATCCAGGTGTTCGTGCGGCGCTTGCTAGAACTTCACATCTTCAAGCTGGTGGCACTCTACACTGTCTGGGTGGCCCTGAAAGAA GTGTCTGTGATGAACCTGCTACTGGTGGTGTTGTGGGCCTTCGCCCTGCCCTATCCGCGCTTCCGGCCCATGGCCTCCTGCCTGTCCACTGTGTGGACCTGTATCATCATTGTATGCAAGATGCTCTATCAGCTCAAGATTGTCAACCCACATGAGTACTCCAGCAACTGCACTGAG CCTTTCCCCAACAATACCAACTTGCAGCCCTTGGAGATCAACCAGTCTTTGCTGTACCGTGGCCCTGTTGACCCTGCCAACTGGTTTGGGGTGCGGAAGGGTTATCCCAATTTGGGCTATATCCAG AACCACCTGCAGATCCTTCTGCTGCTGGTGTTTGAGGCCGTGGTGTACCGGCGCCAAGAGCACTACCGCCGGCAGCATCAGCGGGCCCCTCTGCCTGCCCAGGCTGTGTGTGTAGACGGCACCCGCCAAAGGCTGGACCAAGACCTGCTTAGCTGCCTCAAGTATTTCATCAACTTCTTCTTCTACAAATTCGGGCTGGAG ATCTGCTTCTTGATGGCCGTGAATGTGATCGGGCAGCGCATGAACTTCATGGTGATCTTACACGGCTGCTGGTTGGTGGCCATCCTTACACGCCGGCGCCGTGAAGCCATTGCCCGTCTCTGGCCCAATTACTGTCTGTTCCTCACACTGTTCCTGCTGTACCAGTACCTGCTGTGCCTGGGCATGCCTCCCGCACTGTGCATTG ACTATCCATGGCGCTGGAGCAAGGCCATCCCCATGAATTCTGCTCTCATCAAGTGGCTGTACCTGCCTGACTTCTTCAGAGCCCCCAACTCCACCAACCTTATCA GTGACTTCCTCCTGCTGCTTTGTGCCTCCCAGCAGTGGCAGGTGTTCTCTGCCGAGCGAACGGAGGAGTGGCAACGCATGGCCGGCATTAACACTGACCACCTGGAGCCCCTGCGTGGGGAACCCAACCCTATACCTAACTTCATCCACTGCAG GTCCTATCTGGATATGCTGAAGGTGGCCGTCTTCCGTTACCTGTTCTGGCTGGTGCTTGTGGTGGTGTTTGTCACGGGGGCCACCCGCATCAGCATCTTCGGGCTGGGGTACCTGCTGGCCTGCTTCTACCTGCTGCTCTTCGGCACCACCCTGCTGCAGAAGGACACGCGAGCCCAACTTGTGCTGTGGGACTGCCTCATCCTCTATAACGTCACCGTAATCATCTCCAAGAATATGCTGTCG CTCCTGTCCTGTGTCTTTGTGGAGCAAATGCAGAGCAACTTCTGCTGGGTCATCCAGCTCTTCAGTCTTGTATGCACAGTCAAAGGCTACTATGATC CCAAAGAGATGATGACCAGGGACCGGgactgcctgctgcctgtggaggaGGCCGGGATCATCTGGGACAGtatctgcttcttcttcctactCTTGCAACGACGTATCTTTCTCAGCCACTACTTCCTGCATGTCAGCGCTGACCTGAAGGCCACGGCCCTGCAGGCTTCCAG GGGCTTTGCCCTCTACAATGCAGCCAACCTGAAGAGCATCAACTTCCACCGCCAGATTGAGGAGAAGTCCCTGGCCCAGCTGAAAAGACA GATGAAGCGCATCCGTGCCAAACAGGAGAAGTACAGGCAGAGCCAGGCAAGCCGTGGCCAATTCCAGTCCACAGGCCCTCAGGATCCCAGCCAGGAACCAG GGCCTGACAGCCCAGGGGGCTCCTCTCCGCCACGGAGACAGTGGTGGCGCCCCTGGCTGGACCACGCCACAG TCATCCACTCTGGAGACTACTTCCTCTTTGAGTCAGATAgcgaggaagaagaggaggcccTACCTGAGGACGCCAGGCCTGCAGCTCAGAGTGCCTTCCAG ATGGCATACCAGGCATGGGTAACCAACGCCCAGACAGTGCTGAGGCAGCGTCGGGAACGGGCACGGCAGGACCGGGCCGAGCAGCTGGCTTCTG GAGGTGACTTGAACCCAGATGTGGAGCCAGTAGACGTCCCAGAGGATGAGATGGCAG GTCGAAGCCACGTGATGCAGCGGGTGCTGAACACCATGCAGTTCCTGTGGGTGCTAGGCCAGGCCACAGTAGATGGGCTGACACGCTGGCTGTGTGCATTCACGAAGCACCACCGCACCATGAGCGATGTGCTGTGTGCAGAGCGCTACCTGCTCACCCAGGAGCTTCTTCGG GGTGGAGAGGTGCACCGGGGGGTGTTAGACCAGCTTTATGTGAGTGAGGATGAGAACACACTGTCAGGTCCCATGGAGACCAAGGATGGACCCAGCACAGCCTCAAG tgggctgggaacTGAAGAGCCTTTTAGTAGCGTGACAGATGACACCAGCAGCCCCCTGAGCACAGGCTATAACACCCGCAGTGGCAGTGAGGAGATTGTCACCGATGCTGGGGACCTCCAGGCTGGGACCTCCCTGCATGGCTCCCAAGAGCTTTTAGCCAATGCTCGTACCAGGATGCGCACAGCCAGTGAGCTGCTGCTGGACAG GCGCCTGCATATCCCTGAGCTGGAGGAGGCCGAGCAGTTTAAAGCACAGCAGGGCCGGACGCTGCGGCTGCTCAGAGCCATGTACCAGTGTGTGGCGGCGCACTCGGAGCTGCTCTGTTACTTCATCATCATCCTTAACCACATGGTGACAGCCTCAGCTGCTTCCCTGGTGCTGCCTGTGCTCATGTTCCTGTGGGCCATGCTGACCATCCCGAGGCCTAGCAAGCGCTTCTGGATGACAGCTATTGTCTTCACCGAG GTCATGGTGGTCACCAAATACCTGTTCCAGTTCGGCTTCTTCCCCTGGAACAGCTACATTGTGCTGCGGCGCTATGAGAATAAGCCCTACTTCCCTCCGCGCATCCTGGGCCTTGAGAAAACGGACAGCTATATCAAGTATGACCTGGTGCAGCTCATGGCCCTCTTCTTCCACCGCTCGCAGCTACTG TGTTATGGCCTCTGGGACCATGAGGAGGATCGTTTCCCCAAGGACCATCGCAGGAATAGCGAGAAGGACCAGGAGGCCGAGGAAGAGCCAGAAGCTAAGCTAGAATCGCAGCCTGAGATGGGCACTGGGCATCCCAAGGAGCCGGTGTTGGCTGGTACTCCCAGGGACCACATCCAAGGAAAAGGAAGTGTTAGATCCAAGGATGAGATCCAAGATCCCCCAGAGGACCTTAAGCCCCAACACACGAGGCACATCAGCATACgcttcaggaggaggaaggagacttCAGAGCCCAAAGGAACAGCAGTCATGG AGGCTGAGCacgaggagagagaggaaggaaaagaagctgCAGGGAGAAAGAGGCCACGTCACACTAGAGAAAGGTTGAAGGTTCGGGAGACAATGAAGGCAGCTGGGCGCCGTCTGCAGAGCTTCTGTCTATCACT GGCCCAGAGCTTTTACCAACCCTTGCGGCGTTTCTTCCATGACATTCTGCACACCAAGTACCGGGCGGCCACCGATGTCTATGCCCTCATGTTCCTGGCCGACATTGtcgacatcatcatcatcatcttcggTTTTTGGGCTTTTGGG AAACACTCTGCAGCCACGGACATCGCATCCTCACTGTCAGATGACCAGGTGCCACAGGCCTTCCTGTTCATGCTGCTGGTCCAGTTCGGCACCATGGTCATCGACCGTGCCCTCTACCTGCGTAAGACTGTACTGGGCAAGCTGGCCTTTCAGGTGGTCCTGGTGGTAGCCATTCACCTCTGGATGTTCTTCATCTTACCAGCTGTCACTGAGAG GATGTTCAGCCAGAATGCGGTGGCACAGCTGTGGTACTTCGTGAAGTGCATTTACTTTGCCCTGTCCGCCTACCAGATCCGCTGTGGCTACCCCACCCGTATCTTGGGCAACTTCCTCACCAAGAAGTACAACCATCTAAACCTCTTCCTTTTCCAGGG GTTCCGTCTAGTGCCATTCCTGGTGGAGCTGCGGGCTGTCATGGACTGGGTATGGACCGACACCACGCTGTCCCTGTCCAACTGGATGTGTGTGGAGGACATCTATGCCAACATCTTTATCATCAAGTGCAGCCGAGAGACAGAGAAG AAATACCCCCAGCCCAagggacagaagaagaagaaaatcgtCAAGTACGGTATGGGAGGTCTCATCATCCTCTTCCTCATCGCCATCATTTGGTTCCCTCTGCTCTTCATGTCACTGATCCGCTCTGTGGTCGGTGTCGTCAACCAGCCCATTGATGTCACTGTCACCCTCAAGTTAGGCGGCTACGAG CCACTGTTCACCATGAGCGCCCAGCAGCCGTCCATAGTGCCGTTCACACCCCAGGCCTATGAGGAGCTGTCCCAGCAGTTTGACCCCTACCCA CTAGCCATGCAGTTTATTAGCCAGTACAGTCCTGAGGACATCGTCACCGCACAGATCGAGGGCAGCTCGGGGGCACTGTGGCGCATCAGCCCACCCAGCCGGGCCCAGATGAAGCAGGAGCTCTATAACGGCACAGCCGACATCACACTTCGCTTCACCTGGAATTTCCAAAG GGACGTGGCCAAGGGTGGCACTGTGGAGTATACCAACGAGAAGCACACCTTGGAGCTGGCCCCCAACAGTACAGCACGAAGACAGCTGGCCCAACTGCTCGAGGGCAGACCTGACCAGTCAGT GGTCATTCCCCACCTCTTCCCCAAGTACATTCGTGCTCCCAATGGGCCTGAAGCCAACCCTGTGAAGCAGCTGCAGCCAG ATGAGGAAGAGGACTACCTTGGTGTGCGCATCCAGCTGCGGAGGGAGCAAGTAGGCACCGGGGCCTCTGGGGAGCAAGCCGGCACAAAGGCCTCCGACTTCCTCGAGTGGTGGGTGATCGAGCTGCAGGACTGCCAGGCAGACTGCAACCTGCTGCCCATGGTCATCTTCAGTGACAAGGTCAGCCCACCTAGCCTGGGCTTCCTGGCTGGCTACGG GATTGTGGGGCTGTACGTGTCCATCGTGCTGGTGGTCGGCAAGTTTGTAAGGGGCTTCTTCAGTGAGATCTCACACTCCATCATGTTCGAGGAGCTGCCGTGTGTGGACCGCATCCTCAAGCTGTGCCAGGACATCTTCTTGGTGCGGGAGACCcgggagctggagctggaggaggagctgtaTGCCAAGCTCATATTCCTATACCGATCGCCAGAGACCATGATCAAGTGGACACGCGAGAGGGAGTAG